A portion of the Glycine max cultivar Williams 82 chromosome 10, Glycine_max_v4.0, whole genome shotgun sequence genome contains these proteins:
- the LOC100778098 gene encoding transcription initiation factor TFIID subunit 8: MTNDGARAAPDDFGRAAARLAVAQLCDAAGFHGATASALDAFADVAVRYLLDLGRTAESHANHAGRTQCTVFDAIRGMEDLEAPRAFAGAGGIREIINFVESAADEIPFAQSISNFPVVQERRRIIPSFDQMGEAPPAKHIPAWLPALPDSHTYIHTPVWDERVSDPREDKIEQARQRRKAERSLLSLQKRLLLRNGSVESKATTSASPNSAALDPQVVGDDDDKVVEKDVEKVVKVSVLDDDGGGAGGDGKRVSVLEAFGPAIKMLGSGGLCDEDDDGLGEKEKSELPVVRPTVHFKFKTGKKLIGESLDMRNRKKDALRTAALAGREDERDDKKRRAEYILKQSMENPQELTLL, encoded by the coding sequence ATGACCAATGACGGGGCAAGAGCCGCGCCCGACGACTTCGGCCGCGCCGCCGCCCGCCTCGCCGTGGCTCAGCTCTGCGACGCCGCCGGGTTCCATGGCGCCACCGCCTCGGCTCTCGACGCCTTCGCCGACGTCGCCGTCCGCTACCTCCTCGACCTGGGCCGAACCGCCGAGTCCCACGCCAACCACGCCGGCCGCACTCAGTGCACCGTCTTCGACGCAATTCGCGGCATGGAAGACTTAGAAGCGCCGCGAGCCTTCGCCGGCGCCGGCGGCATCAGAGAGATCATAAACTTCGTCGAATCCGCTGCCGACGAAATTCCGTTCGCCCAATCGATTTCTAATTTTCCGGTTGTTCAGGAACGACGCCGCATCATCCCGAGTTTTGATCAGATGGGTGAGGCTCCACCGGCGAAGCATATACCCGCGTGGCTACCGGCTTTGCCCGATTCTCACACGTACATTCACACACCCGTGTGGGATGAAAGAGTCTCTGATCCTCGTGAGGATAAGATTGAACAAGCGAGACAGCGTAGGAAGGCTGAGAGGTCTTTGTTGAGTTTGCAGAAACGATTGTTGCTGCGTAATGGGTCGGTGGAATCAAAAGCAACAACATCAGCTTCACCGAATAGTGCTGCTTTGGATCCTCAAGTGgttggtgatgatgatgataaggtTGTTGAAAAGGATGTTGAGAAGGTTGTTAAGGTTTCGGTTTTGgatgatgatggtggtggtgctGGTGGTGATGGGAAGCGCGTTTCAGTGTTGGAGGCGTTTGGTCCTGCAATTAAGATGCTTGGGAGTGGAGGGTTGTGTGATGAGGATGATGATGGGTtgggagagaaagaaaaaagtgagcTTCCTGTTGTGAGGCCTACTGtgcattttaagtttaaaactGGGAAGAAGCTTATTGGGGAGTCATTGGATATGAGAAATCGGAAGAAGGATGCGTTGCGGACGGCAGCATTGGCTGGGAGGGAAGATGAGAGGGATGATAAGAAAAGGAGGGCTGAGTATATTCTCAAACAGTCCATGGAGAATCCTCAGGAACTCACCTTGTTGTAG